A single genomic interval of Dyella sp. GSA-30 harbors:
- the sufD gene encoding Fe-S cluster assembly protein SufD, translating to MSQQPARPPLLESLLDAPLPQGAAWLDAIRRENLDALSATGLPDSRNEAWKYTALRALGQRRFVQGDAQASTRDIDVAALSLPGVAGPRLVFVNGVFREDLSQLDNLPDGLEVLPLSRALAQDDEPLRFALGHRYREAADAFAQLNAAYAQEGVVLRVAAGAVIEQPVHFSFIGAFAEQAAWHLRHVIALGDGAELSLVEHHLGFGDAQQLATSVADIVLGERARLDMTLLQQAATDASLIRRTSVQLGVAAHATLNVVELGGALVRHDLHATIKGDNARLDTRGVFALRGRQHVDTQLSIRHDALNSASESIWRGVADERSRGVFRGAILVAEGADGSDASLSNKNLLLSSQAEIDTKPELEIYADEVKAAHGATVGQLDERSLFYLRSRGIPLAEARSLLTAAFCRAVFASMPNETLRDHISQLLLLQLPVDQVA from the coding sequence ATGAGTCAGCAGCCGGCCCGCCCGCCGTTGCTGGAGTCGCTGCTCGATGCGCCGCTGCCGCAAGGCGCGGCATGGCTCGATGCCATCCGGCGCGAAAATCTCGACGCCTTGAGTGCCACCGGACTGCCCGATAGCCGTAACGAAGCCTGGAAATACACGGCACTGCGCGCGCTGGGGCAGCGCCGCTTTGTACAGGGCGATGCGCAGGCCTCGACACGTGATATCGATGTTGCGGCGCTCTCGCTGCCGGGTGTTGCCGGACCGCGCCTGGTCTTCGTCAATGGCGTGTTTCGCGAAGACCTGTCGCAACTCGATAACCTGCCCGATGGCCTGGAAGTATTGCCGCTGTCGCGCGCGTTGGCGCAGGACGACGAGCCGTTGCGTTTTGCACTCGGTCATCGCTATCGCGAGGCGGCTGATGCCTTTGCGCAGCTCAACGCGGCGTACGCGCAGGAAGGCGTGGTGCTGCGTGTCGCTGCCGGTGCCGTTATCGAACAGCCTGTCCATTTCAGTTTCATAGGTGCTTTCGCCGAACAAGCGGCCTGGCATCTACGCCATGTCATTGCGTTAGGTGACGGTGCCGAGCTCAGCCTTGTCGAGCACCACCTGGGCTTCGGTGACGCACAGCAACTGGCTACCTCGGTCGCCGATATCGTGTTGGGCGAACGGGCCAGGCTCGATATGACGCTGTTGCAGCAGGCAGCCACCGATGCCTCCCTGATCCGCCGTACCAGTGTGCAACTGGGCGTGGCCGCTCATGCGACGCTTAATGTCGTGGAGTTGGGCGGCGCCTTGGTGCGCCATGATCTGCATGCGACCATCAAGGGCGATAACGCGCGTCTGGATACGCGTGGCGTGTTCGCCTTGCGTGGCCGGCAACACGTGGATACGCAGCTGTCGATCCGACACGATGCCTTGAACTCGGCATCGGAATCGATCTGGCGTGGCGTCGCCGACGAGCGTTCGCGCGGAGTGTTCCGTGGCGCGATCCTGGTCGCCGAGGGTGCCGACGGTAGCGATGCCAGCCTGAGCAACAAGAATCTCCTGCTGTCTTCGCAAGCCGAAATCGATACCAAGCCGGAGCTGGAAATCTACGCCGACGAGGTCAAGGCCGCGCACGGCGCCACAGTCGGCCAGCTCGACGAGCGTTCGCTGTTTTACCTGCGTTCGCGCGGTATTCCCTTGGCCGAGGCGCGCAGCCTGCTGACGGCGGCCTTTTGCCGCGCGGTGTTCGCATCGATGCCGAACGAAACCCTGCGCGATCATATTTCACAGCTGCTGCTCCTGCAGTTGCCAGTCGATCAGGTCGCCTGA